From a region of the Chitinophaga caseinilytica genome:
- a CDS encoding TonB-dependent receptor — MQLRSILTVLILVVCTSVSFAQRNIYLKVTDAGGNPLPFASVVVKKTADSSLVKGQMSDTDGKIQFESVSPGKYFIEASQMGFTTARTAAFQLQEKNIDLKTLILQAAPKSLKGVEVTAQKPFIERAEGKTVLNVEGSVAAAGNSVLDLLRRAPGVTVDKDDNLVLKGKQGVTVMIDGKLTYLSNEALAELLKSMNAEGVASIEIITSPSAKYDAAGSSGIINIKTKKGQLTGFNGSVSLSGGNGRYMYYSTGVTLNWRTKKFNAFGNFNLGDRQGFNTRELNRKTGGDEPLHYHQSVFQKNDFLNRSGKIGFDWFLNDKQTIGVMANGYTNAFWRSAPSATEIMRPGMNIDSVLYSDVTGNNRFRGISTNLNYKLKIDTLGSEFSMDADYAKFYNRMHTYLSDSMRRESDHKILNQSALRTLPFTHIKIRSIKADWVQALNKSTKLEAGAKGSFVETDNNMAYDSLVGGGYKPVYSQYDQFIYREDVIAGYATLKKNWKKLDMTAGLRVEHTSSDANSISLKNRIKRYYTDFFPNFTVDYKISDDHKVGATYNKRINRPGYGQLNPFMFFLDKYTFFRGNSYLTPEYTHNTELSYTFKNKYIFSAGYTQTNDVIDEYLILNEKSRVTTSTSRNLGTRKNISAEVTLPVDFTKWWNANTNASIFHNQYYIRDSLGDFSTKSLSWHFNSTHTFSLPKEIKIELSGWYEAPNVYGIWRSKAMWAANAGVQKTVMNKKGTLKVSVNDIFASARFRGTADFNNVYLDVNNRWQNRTLNVSFTYRFGNSKVEGARERKSGSEEESRRAG, encoded by the coding sequence ATGCAACTCCGCTCCATTCTAACCGTGCTGATCCTCGTCGTGTGCACATCCGTCTCGTTTGCGCAACGCAATATCTACCTCAAGGTCACCGACGCAGGAGGGAACCCGCTTCCTTTCGCCAGTGTGGTCGTGAAAAAGACCGCAGATTCATCGCTCGTGAAGGGACAGATGAGCGATACCGACGGCAAAATCCAGTTCGAGTCCGTTAGCCCCGGGAAATATTTCATCGAAGCCTCCCAGATGGGGTTCACCACCGCCCGCACAGCCGCTTTCCAGTTGCAGGAGAAAAACATAGACCTTAAAACCCTCATCCTCCAGGCTGCTCCCAAAAGCCTGAAAGGCGTTGAAGTAACGGCGCAGAAACCCTTCATCGAACGCGCCGAAGGAAAAACGGTGCTCAACGTGGAAGGCAGCGTAGCCGCGGCCGGCAACTCCGTGCTCGACCTCCTTCGCCGCGCACCGGGCGTTACCGTGGATAAAGACGATAACCTCGTCCTCAAAGGCAAACAGGGCGTTACGGTGATGATCGACGGGAAACTGACGTACCTGTCCAACGAAGCGCTCGCCGAACTGCTGAAAAGCATGAACGCGGAAGGCGTGGCTTCCATCGAAATAATTACCAGTCCCAGTGCGAAATACGACGCCGCCGGCTCTTCGGGCATCATCAATATCAAGACGAAAAAAGGCCAGCTGACGGGCTTCAACGGCTCGGTGAGCCTTTCGGGCGGCAACGGCAGATATATGTATTACAGCACCGGTGTAACGCTCAACTGGAGAACGAAGAAGTTCAACGCTTTCGGGAATTTCAACCTCGGCGACCGCCAGGGGTTCAATACCCGCGAACTGAACCGTAAAACCGGGGGCGACGAGCCGCTGCATTATCACCAGAGCGTATTCCAGAAAAACGATTTTCTCAACCGTTCCGGGAAGATCGGGTTCGACTGGTTCCTCAATGACAAGCAAACCATCGGCGTGATGGCCAACGGGTATACCAACGCTTTCTGGCGCTCGGCGCCCAGTGCCACGGAGATCATGCGGCCGGGAATGAATATCGATTCGGTATTGTATTCCGACGTAACGGGCAACAACCGTTTCCGTGGCATTTCCACCAACCTGAATTATAAGCTGAAGATCGATACACTGGGGTCGGAATTCTCCATGGACGCGGATTACGCGAAATTCTACAACCGCATGCACACGTATTTGTCTGACAGCATGCGCCGCGAATCCGATCACAAAATACTCAACCAGAGCGCCCTTCGTACCCTGCCTTTCACCCATATCAAAATCCGCAGCATCAAGGCAGACTGGGTGCAGGCGCTGAACAAATCGACCAAGCTGGAAGCGGGCGCCAAAGGGAGTTTCGTGGAAACGGACAACAACATGGCGTACGATTCGCTGGTTGGCGGCGGCTACAAACCCGTCTATTCCCAATACGATCAGTTCATTTACCGCGAAGACGTAATTGCCGGCTACGCCACCCTGAAAAAGAACTGGAAGAAGCTCGATATGACGGCAGGGCTCCGCGTGGAACATACTTCCTCCGATGCAAATTCGATTTCGCTGAAGAACCGCATCAAAAGATATTATACCGATTTCTTTCCCAATTTCACCGTCGACTATAAAATCTCGGACGATCACAAGGTGGGCGCCACCTACAACAAGCGCATCAACCGGCCGGGATACGGACAACTGAACCCGTTCATGTTCTTCCTCGACAAATACACCTTTTTCCGCGGGAACTCTTACCTCACGCCGGAATACACGCATAACACCGAACTGTCGTACACCTTCAAGAATAAATACATTTTCTCCGCGGGCTACACGCAAACCAACGACGTGATCGACGAATATCTGATCCTGAACGAAAAATCGCGGGTGACGACGAGCACTTCCCGGAACCTGGGAACGCGGAAGAATATTTCGGCGGAAGTGACGCTGCCGGTGGATTTCACGAAATGGTGGAACGCGAACACCAATGCCTCCATTTTCCATAATCAGTATTACATCCGCGATTCTCTCGGGGATTTTTCCACCAAGAGCCTTTCCTGGCATTTCAATTCCACCCACACCTTTTCTTTGCCGAAGGAGATCAAGATCGAGCTGAGCGGCTGGTACGAAGCACCGAACGTATACGGCATCTGGCGCTCGAAAGCGATGTGGGCCGCCAACGCCGGCGTGCAGAAAACGGTGATGAACAAGAAAGGCACGCTGAAAGTGAGCGTGAACGATATTTTCGCTTCCGCCCGTTTCCGGGGAACGGCGGATTTCAACAATGTGTACCTCGACGTGAACAACCGCTGGCAAAACCGGACGCTGAACGTTTCGTTCACCTACCGCTTCGGGAATTCGAAAGTGGAAGGCGCGCGTGAACGGAAATCGGGCAGCGAGGAGGAAAGTCGCCGTGCGGGTTGA
- a CDS encoding SMP-30/gluconolactonase/LRE family protein codes for MMKMHERIVAPLWLEAGNMLGESPRWDGAHHRWIWVDIAAGKVFVREAPAGEIYEWTPGRHVSLALPEDRDHLIIAHHGGISRLSLLHGTTTLLTDMGLRWNDLRCNDGAADAQGRLWIGTTTFDHRAGGGDLYLIGKGRGAEVRYPAVACSNGITWSPGGKTMYYTDSLARTIVAFDIEENGTIANERIVITIPPASGLPDGMACDAEGMLWIALWGGFGVGRYDPATGEQINFIEIPVPNVTACCFGGPRLGTLLITTAAKETDLAQYPLSGSLFAVQPGVSGVPSGYIDL; via the coding sequence ATGATGAAAATGCACGAAAGGATAGTGGCGCCGCTATGGCTGGAAGCCGGGAACATGCTGGGAGAAAGCCCGCGCTGGGACGGCGCGCACCACCGCTGGATATGGGTAGACATCGCCGCCGGAAAGGTTTTTGTGCGGGAGGCGCCTGCAGGCGAAATCTACGAATGGACGCCCGGCCGCCACGTTTCCCTCGCCCTGCCGGAAGACCGCGACCACCTCATCATCGCCCATCACGGCGGCATTTCCCGCCTCAGCCTGCTGCATGGCACTACAACGCTGCTCACAGACATGGGCCTCCGCTGGAACGATCTCCGGTGCAACGACGGCGCCGCCGACGCGCAGGGCCGCCTCTGGATCGGTACCACCACGTTCGATCACCGCGCGGGCGGCGGCGATCTGTATCTGATCGGGAAAGGCCGGGGCGCTGAAGTGCGCTATCCCGCCGTAGCCTGCTCAAACGGCATCACCTGGAGCCCTGGGGGCAAAACGATGTATTATACCGACAGCCTCGCCCGCACCATCGTGGCATTCGACATCGAAGAAAACGGCACGATCGCCAACGAGCGCATCGTCATCACCATCCCGCCGGCATCCGGCTTGCCGGACGGTATGGCCTGCGACGCGGAAGGCATGCTGTGGATCGCGCTGTGGGGCGGTTTCGGCGTTGGGCGGTACGATCCTGCCACCGGCGAACAGATCAACTTCATCGAAATCCCCGTTCCCAATGTTACGGCCTGCTGTTTCGGCGGTCCCCGTCTCGGCACGCTGCTCATCACCACCGCAGCGAAGGAAACCGACCTGGCACAATACCCCCTTTCCGGCAGCCTGTTTGCTGTGCAGCCGGGTGTTTCGGGAGTTCCTTCTGGTTACATCGATTTATAA